One Gadus macrocephalus chromosome 17, ASM3116895v1 genomic window, CATACAAGGAGACATCAGAAAGGCTGTCCTCAAAAGGGCCCTCCAAGGGCCCTACGCAAGAGGGGAAGTCCTGGATCCTTCCGGGGGTCTACCGGAAGCGGTGACGTCTCCCAACAAAAGACCTGGAGCGGCTTATGTGGACCCAAAGGCCAGCGCACGTCCAATGTTAAATCATTTGTAGGATCATTTGCCCTAATCAGCATTTTCACCGTCCGACGAACAGTCTTGCTCATAATACTAATTATGTATTATGAGTCGGCTACTTTAATGTACTTTAATTAGTGTCATCAGGGACACCTGGGTTTGGTGTTGACCCCTCTGGGAACAGGGTCTATTGTCCGTCGTTTTAATACACCAGGCAGTCCGTCGCCACATCCAATGGTGTGAGCAAGTGGATTGGGATAGAAAGTGCGGAAAGGGTGTCGTGCTCTCATTCAAAAGGAACTTGGTTCGATCCCCCGCTGTCCGCACGGCTCATCCTTAAGCAAGACGCCGAATCTAGAGTCACTGCAAATCGTAAAAACGGTTCAATGTCTAAATGGGTAAAACACATTTGACAAATGATCATTCATCCATATTCTGAGACAAAAAGTTTCAACATCCAATGGTGGATGCGGTTCCGTCAACGTAGAACCCAGGTTACCATGGACACTAATCAGAGCTGGGCTCAATTGTGTAGCCCGGCATAGGTAGCAGACTACAGTAGTGTGGGTATCCCATCATTCACCATGGACCCTCTGCCTGTGTACATAAAAGTAGCCGTCTCATAATACATAATTAGTATTATTAGCGACGCCTGTGTTTGTCTGACGATGAAGCCTCAGTGGAAACAGTCCAATATAATACAGCATGGGGCGAGCACCAAGCAAAGATAAATAACCCAAACAGAGGGATTCACCCTATAATCTAAGCATCTTCTGTATGATTTAACATGGAACGCCATTGGCACtggccttttgtgtgtgtcgctctctctctatatatatacgaTCCATAGACAGGTCTCTGTGAGCGTGTGCTTGAGGTCTGAACGCAGTGTGGCGCCCCGTCCTCGTGGTGCAGCGCTGACGTTTGAGCTGTGTTTGCTCTGAGCCCCCAAGGGGGCTGTTTGCTTTCCTCTGGGCCAACATGACAAAGAAAACagagaggtggggtggggggacgacgacgaggtACGTGCTGCGAACCATGCAgcgcagtgtgtgtatgtgtgggtgtatgtgtgtggaaggGGGTGGGAGGGTCATGCATGgagtttggggaggggggggggggggggtgcctggGGTGGTGGGCTCGTCACAGTGACTCCACGTGCAGGAAAGGCAAGCGGCCGTCATATTTGGGatgaggtgggggtgggtgaaCCCAAagtctcctgctctctctcacactcacgcacacacaaacacacccatacattaatacatacatatgtatgtaaagacacacacacacacttacattaaTACATAAATACGtatgtacagacagacacactgcagacacaatcacacacatgatgcatgcagacacaaaaGTGTGCTCGCCCTACCTACATATGCCCACGTGCATGTTTTACACATGAGCaaacagcgcacacacacacacacacacacacacacacacacatacacacacacacctacaatcGCAAATGCAGACAGGGGTCAACATTTGAAACAGCTGGGTCAGAGAGAGTTCACATGATAGTCAATAGATGCCAGGAAAGTCTCTGTTTGGAAAAGGGTTAGGTGcactttcgtgtgtgtgtgtgtgttctggtgttCATGTGTGGGTGTCTGGTCGGCTGGCGCGCCACAAGACAGGAAAGATTAGGGGGACATAAGAATGTAgtgaggatgggggaggggggggggaggaggatgccGGGGGGAAACAGGAGCCCACCCTCTCGGAAGTCATTGTTCTCCGAGGCGTCCGCGACACAGGCTCCACCGCGGCCGCCGGCGTGgtcacctggtgtgtgtgtgtgtgtgtgtgtgtctgtgtgtgtgtatgtgtctgtgtgtgtgtgtgtatgtgtccgtctgtctgtctgcctgtgtgtgtgtggtgtgtgtatttgcgcaCGTACGATatagtattttgtgtgtgtaagtgggttgtgggggggtgtgtgggggggggagaacacGTAGAGCACCGTCCGGCTGGCTGGTTTCACAGTCTTTGTTGTAGCTCTGTTTACTTTCTTTGTGGCGGAATCCTTCATATTCCGCCTGACTCTGCATCACTTGTGACTTTGTGGTGAATCACAACTTTCCGCATTGGCATTGCGTTGCGTAGCGGACGGCAAAGACTCCCGTGTGTGCGCAGTTTGACTGACATCAAACCCAGCGCCACGATGACATCCTTCcgtgcctcctccacctcattgTATCAAAGCCAGATAACGTGTGTGTAGATAGACTGTATGGTGCTCGGGATGCTGAGGGTGGCAAAGAGTTGTCCCACCGGCTTCTAGCTTATCAGCGCCTCCTGCCTTTGCCCTCCTGCATGGCACTGGGAGCTGTACCATCGGCTGCAGTTCTAGCGCTACTTGATGACCACATAATGTTGGTTGCCAGGGCTATCGCTGGTCTTAAAGAAAATCGTGCGATACCGGATGGATTCGAGAATGGTCGATGTGGCTCAAAATTGTACAGCAAATCTCTTATTTTGCGTACTGAATGAAACGGGACCCGAGTGGGAAGCAGAATGTTCACAAAACTGGTTGAAGGGAGGCAGGAACTAAGACATTAGACAGCTGAAACATAAGAACATGCACCATTTTTTTCAGCATGAGGCTTTTATTTGATGGACAGTGACAAACCAGCATGGACGTTTAAGATCATAGAAGACATACTGACACAAAAACGATAATGCACCGGCACGGTagaaatataaatatcccaCTTAATTCAAACTTGTTgctatccctccctccttctctcccataTCTATCCCATATCTCCCATAGCTGTGCTATTCTGGGCGCGGTGCTATCTCAGCcagtcaccctctccctcttccatccTTTCATTCGTTATCCTCCGCTTCCGATAAGGTGTTACACCAGGCCGGGCGTCGGCACTGGGCTATTTTCAGGTAATCTTCTTTCGGAGTAACCTTTTACCATAACACACTTTAGACTCCATTTCCTGGCTGCCAAGGAGGTACACAAAGTCCTTATAATGAAGAGCTTCTCACCGCACAAAAGGGTTGTCTATGGCCATGGTAGTTTATAATAATGAGCATAGCTATGTTTGTCTCCAAACATAGCATATTCTATGTTTGGAGACAAACATAGCATATGCATAAACTGTAAAAATACTGTAAAAAAGAGATTGAACCGTATATTTAATTGTTGGGATGATATTGATATTGAGTTAAAGTCGGGATGATTATTGGGATAATACAGGCTTCCTGATAGGCTAAGCTGACAACCCATGTGCCATGACAAACTCGAAAAGTGGTTGTGTCCAAGAGAGGAACTATAGATGTATATAGGAGGAATGGGGCTGACCTGGGCTGACCTCGTCTGGCTGCACCATGataagtgtgtgtttctctacctCACGGGGACCCAGATTCAAACCCCTCGCCTCTGTTGTTATGAATAACCCCAGGAGGAGCCTCTGGATCCCCACTGCAAACTGTAGCCCACATTACGCAcatccctgcgtgtgtgtgtgactgatcaGGCGCTGGATATATATAGACACGTAAGATATATGTAGACAGGTTTGACTTCTGGAGACTGCATGGCCTGGCATGGTGTGGATTGGGTGCTAGTCGTGTTgcttgtttggggggggggggggggggtgtggtgaTGATGATCAACTATTCATATTCCCGGGCTTTGTGTACATTCTACATTTCTACAGACATTTGTGGAAAAAGACAAATAAGGATAACAGTGAACACCCTGACGCTTGTGGACAAATCGCCAACAAAGTTGATTTACAATTAGTTTTATTTAGCATTTGAGAAATACTTGAAGACAGGCCATTGCCACGATCTGTTTAAAGCCTTGGTGAGGGCCAGCCTATTGTTAGACAATAAGAAGAAAAACTTCTTTTTTTACCACATTGGAATTCTATCCAAATGTTTTTTGTCAGCCATGAAAGATTTGTTACAAATACTTGTTCCAACACCATACcaaccacacattcacaccctcATCTCACTGTGATGTACATTATTGATGCGGTGGTGTCGGCTCGAAGCTGACGACCGGCGGGGGGCCGTGTTGGGACTCCTCTGAGCATGACTGGGATCCGGCCACTTCAGTGAGACTGGCCGATGTGCTGCAAGGGCCCCACTGTGGCTCGCACCACCCGCTCCCCCCCTGAAACAGTCATGAATATACGGCCTGttgagccctttgagactgtacctgggATTAAGGTCTATACAGATAAAATGGGACTTATTTAATAAagttgcaaaaaaaaattgaccTCTCACTCTATGTACAAAATATAAATTGAATATTAAAGTAAAACATGGAATACaaaaataactaatataaaCAGATAAAGTAAAGATACTTGGGTATTTACAATGCGGAGgacgttctctctcgctctctgcgtCTGAACAGTTGTTAGAGTTACAACACGCACAGATCTCCACGCTGCCTTCAGCCGGGCACCAgctgaagaggggaggagggtgtgaGGAAAGGCGGGGAGGTCTTCATGTGAGGAAGAGCCTGACGAAATGGTCCCCTCAGAAGGTGCAAAGCTTATGTTTCAGAGTGTGCcatgaaatgtattttgtgcttgtgcttgtgtgtgcgtgcgtgcgtgcgtgcgtgcgtgtccaccTGAAGGTTGGGCTGTGGAAGAAGCAGGCCTTGTTCCGAGAGTCTGGTGCCTTTGTAGCCAGAGTGGCCCTAAGGTGACAGCTGATGTACATCTGAAACCACAAAGCACAGCAGTGGGAGCCCATTTCAAATCAGCTCCCTTATAGGACCGAGATTGCAAACTGAGTGACAACAGATAAGGGCCATCAAGGAGCGGGGAAAAGGCGGCCGTCGCACACAGCGAGATTACGGACATTGGCAGTGAGAGGTCCTCGACTACTTCTGTAATCACGCCTACCGCAGAGAGGTGTCACATGGATATCATGTGTGATATCACAAGTGGACGTGTTCACTCGAcaagcacttattgtatgttgtgcgtcctggcacttaatgtacgcacttattgtgtgttgtgcatcctggcacttaatgtacacacttattgtatgttgtgcgtcctggcacttaatgtacgcacttattgtgtgttgtgcatcCTGGCATtttatgtacgcacttattgtgtgttgtgcgtcctggcacTTTATGTACGTATTATTTTAGTTTGTCgacctggcacttaatgttcGCACTTATTGTTATGTTGTACGtccaggtaaaaaaaaaaaaacagtaccAAGTTgggtagcatcttatcctagccatcCTTGTTGTCTACGCTGAATGTTAgtgattgttggtgcttggcactttgttctatgaacatccttactttaccgacagtgatatattgtttccctttgttctgacaaatgtacttattgtaagtcgctttggataaaagcatctgctaaatgccctaaattaaAATGGTTCGGGTGTCCAGCCCAGAACGCTGAGCCATTACCTGGATCCCAGAGTCGTGCAGGAAGGGGAAGGTGGGGATACTGAAGAGGAGCCGGTCGTCTCGCCTCCTTGGTAGAAACGCAGATGAGGAGCCCGGAACTAAACTGTCCATGAGACAGCTGtgatagtacacacacacacacacacacacacacacacacacacacacacacacacacacacacacacacacacacacacacacacacacacacacacacacacacacacacacacacacacacacacacacgacagtgGGTCATTTGGTCGAGGGTTGACGGTAAGGGAACAAATCAAATCACAATTAATGCTAATCACGATACTTTTGTTCTACAGTGTAAAACGCTGCCGACTCTGACAACCAATTCAAACCCAACTGCCCTGAGTCAAGTGTCCGTGCAGGGGATTCAATAAGGTTCTAGATAGTCTTCCTTAGGAGGCTGTGGTCCTTGGGATCTGTGCAGCAGGCTACTGCAGATCTCCTAGTTCTCCTagtctgtggtagccagcacACTGTTCTTCGCTGCGGTGTGCCTGGGAGGAGGCCACACCAAGCATGGGGAGGGAGTCCCACTCTGTGGTCGGACTATAACCGGACAGTTTGGAGGCAGTGAttgagaggaggatgagggacacAATTCAGACCTTCCTGGAGCGCCCCTCCCCTCTATGATGAGCAGATGGGACGCCCTTTCAGCCTCAGGAATGTACCCCCCTAGGTGCAGAATGGAGCAGTTCTGGGGGTCCTTTGAGCCAAGAAACGTCAGCCTTCATAACAGTGGCTGAGACCCCAGTTGTTTCCCTAGCTGGCacttgtgtgtttagtgtgttctTCCTCCCCCCGGTTATAACTAACGTTTAACTACCCGACTGACCCGTGATTATTGATGAATTCGTAGCCAGGGGATTCAAGGGGTTCGCGGCTGGATGACGCAACACAGTGGTCGACGTACACCCTGAGCGATGTGTGTTGCGGGGCCTCCACACCTGCCTCGAGGATCACCGACTCCCCCTGCTGGTTAGTGGAGGAACTACGTGGAGCGGTGAAGCCTTCTGCGGCAAAGGACACAGACGTACAGGAGGTTTCTGTAAACAAGTATTACATAGGCCTACTGGTGGTAGTCTGTTATTGTATGAAACTATTTGAAATATTGAACAGGGTCGAGAGTTCTGTGGAATTATGTCCTTAAtgctaaatatttttttattttacgaATAACATTTGTTCCAAAACAATCTGTTGGTaaaattaaatatgtatatgAAAAAATGTGTGTAGAGATACAGCCTATAGTCACAATAAAAAGAACATTGCAAATGGAAATtaagtattattatttatttttgtaatttttgtaaaaaacataataaaacttTGTAAAAGAGAAAAGTACTGCTCTCTTTCCCGTCTATGGAACCTGAACCAGTGTTCCCAGTGACCTATATCGGCCTTTAGTCTTTTCACCTGTCATGGTGCGAAGGGAAAAGTGCAGCAGTCCGTAGGCGCTGGTAGTGGCAGTCATGGGCAGCCATTTGGGGGTCAACGGCTGTCCACTCACCATCTGCCTTCTGAATGCATCGTTGTTACAGAGGGGCTATACATTGGGGACCGGTGGCAATCGCCCTATATCATCAGCCTCCAACAATTGGTTGAACGACTGCAACCTGTCACCTGATTGGGAATCTGCCTCACCTCTTGTAATGGCACTCAACGGGTATGAGAGTGGTGACATGGTTTAGCATCAGACTTCCTCTAGTGGTTGAGGGAACCGCAGGACACAGCACCAGATGGTTGTAATAGATAAGCCAATCGCCGTCCACCTGGGTGTGAATGATTATAAAACAAATGTATAGAATTACGTCATTAATTGACTCAAAAAAGTGCCACAAGTTTGGCCTTGGATTAGATCAAGTTGAGAGACACCCCCTATTGGATACATGCCGCCAACAGTGGCATATTTTCCACATAAAATAAGTAGTAAATTGTGATCAGAAACGGGCCTATTCATCAATTGAATGTTTAATCAATGTATGAACAACatttacgttatgcaattgaccaGGCCTATGTTTTGTTTGAActtatctgaaaaaaaaaaaaggtaataaaattaataaagaaTCGACTTTGTTTTTTCACTCGTTTCTTACTGTGGACTCGGTCCCGCACTCCCTAAGTCTAGCGTCGATGACCATCTCAGACTCGGGACCAGGTCCGGGTCCACTCCACGTCGCCCTGCAGGACTCGTTGGGCGCATTGTCGCCCAGTTGAAGACACTTGCGTAAGAATGGGATTctatttccaaaaaaaaactcTCGTTTTGCCGATATCCGCATCTTGGTTTCTTCACATTTTATCTCGAGTCCAGCGTATTGTCCTATTTGCAGATCACTTTGGTCTGCAATCAAACCACCCTGCACAAATCTCAAAACTATCATACATAGAAAATAGGTCCACGTCGACATCTCTGTTTCGTTGGAGAAAAAAACATCCAAGTCCAtccaatgcatgcacacaacagGTGTCCTTATCAGACAACATGAGCGACAGAAAACCATGTAGAAGGCATCCACAAAACCGGAACTTAAGATCGTTGCGAGGTCTCCACACGGACTAATAACAAATCAACTCCACAGTTGTTTAACAGACACACCGAACCATAACGCTGATAATAGTACGAAAATAAGGTTAACCGAGATGAACAACACAGCAGCAATCGACTGGGGGACAGATCACAACCCGGGTTTGACTAACGGGTCCGAGTCCTTACTGAGACGGGTCCACTCCGGGCTCGATCCGCCGGATTCGAGATGCTCCATAGTGAGCGGAGACTACCTCTACTACCACTACGGCTGTGACGGCCAGGACGACCGAGGCTGGGGATGCGGCTACCGCACCGTGCAGACCATGGCCTCCTGGCTGTGCTTCAGCCGTGAGTCAGGTCGACCCCCTCCGAGCCTCCCGGACATCCAGCAGGCCCTGGTCTCCATGGGCGATAAAGAGGACTCGTTTAGGGGGTCCCGGGGATGGATCGGGACGTTTGAAGCGTCGCTCGTTCTCGATTTCTTCTACGACGTGCCGTGCAGGGTGGTGCATGTGCGGGGTGGAGGtgcggagctggaggaggtggccgTCCAGGAGCTCCATCGGCACTTTGAGACGCACGGGTCCCCGGTGATGATGGGAGGGGACAGGGACAACTCGTCTAAAGGGATACTGGGAGTGTGTAGTGGGAAGCATGGGAGCAGTGTTTTGGTAGTTGACCCGCACTACTACGGAAAGCCGCTGGAGAAAACTGAGTTGCAAACGCACGGTTGGGTTCGTTGGATAAAAGTTTCCTCCCTTGACCAATGCTCTTTTTACAATTTGTGTCTTCCACTCACTGGGAAGAGACACGTTTAATGGCTCGCTCACTTACGGGCCCGCAGTTATGGAGATACGGCGCCACCGTGTGGCCAAGAGAGTTGTTGCACTAATGTACCGCACAGATGTAGAGAAGCGATTTTGTTCAAGCTTTTTATAAAGTAATTTAACAAATAATGTATAAGTCTCCTGGAATATCACAGGTCTCTCTTGTGCTATTCATTAAGACCAAAATAAATCTGATATTCATTTCGGTGTTATCTTTGCATCATGTTCTAAATCCTGTCATTGAATTATAAAATCTATCtaaaaaataatgtattttatttatatagcacttttgaAGACacccaaaggggggggggggagggagggagggagggagggagggagagagagagagagagagagagagagagagagagagagagagagagagagagagagagagagagagagagagagagagagagagagagagagagagagagagagagagagctctcatCCACTACCGTTATAACGCTGACTACCTCTACTGCTGTGGCTTTGGTAAACCCCTTTCCTAGTTGAGATCACTctgatgcatttatttttttcaacagaTTCTTAATACTTTTTTTGATTTGTTGTCTGGAATGTGTATAAAATATGGAATTATTACATAAACTATAACTAAGATGCGTAAGTATATGGCGTAACTAAGATGCGTAAGTATATGGCGTAAACCCCATAGTATCGTGTCAATCTATGTTAACCATTTTATTTGATTGTGTGTTATAGACTATCTTAATGAATGCATTTTTTAATCCCAAATCGTATTGGAAGCAGGTTACCCAACCTATATAATGACTTTACACGGTAACACTTGGTACTGTTAAAGTTCTCCTTTTTTATTGATTCCAGAGACCATTAAAAACACCCTGAGTTCAAATAATATCACGATAAATTGGCCCGTGGAATCATGGTGGTGTGATCCTTCTCCACGCTAGCCGCCTGACATGCAGTCATTGTGAAAGAGCTGGAAGTTGTGGTTCACCGCCATCCTGCCAGCGAGGAACTTCTCCAGGCTCTTCAGCGGCACCTCCAGCACCTGGCTGTTGGCCTGGTCGTTGGGGACGTACGCCGCGAACGCCGGGAACTTGTAGCGCTCAAAGTACGGCGCGTTGCGGTCGAAATTGGCACAGCAGTAGGCTGACCACACGTAGTCGGGGACGGCCACCCGGTCCACGTTCCCCCTGCGGACGGTGCTGCCGGAGTCGGTCACCCCCGTCACCACGAAGGCCCGCCCGCCGCAGAAGTTGTTGAGGCGCTTGCGGATGAGCCACTGGTGCTGCGCCCAGGACCCCGCCAACTCCCTGGTCTGGGGGACCACGTTGGTGAGGGTGTAGGTGGAGGCCTTGTCCGAGGGGTCCGCCTGGTGGCCAACAGGGTTCAGCTGGCCCCGCTCGTACCGGATGGCCTCGGCGTAGTCCTCCAGCGTGGcctggctgtcctccaggtccGGGGGGGTGTAGGCGGAGGAGGACTGGCCAAAGGGCGTCATGTTGCTGCTACCCTTGTCTGAAAccagctggaggagggggggggggagacatcacAACATGGGAAGCAAGTGGAAAGTGAAACATTTATAATGCATAAGAATATGGGAGTTTCGGTCTTCCCAGACAAGGTGAGTAGACTCATTTCGCATTTCTTTTCTTAAGGTATTTTTCCTTGCCATTGGCTAGTATCAGCCAACTTAATAATACTGTAATGCCCACCGGCAATTGGCCTGCTCAAGACGTGGTAACCTTTCCGTATTGCTTCCTGTCCGGTTGTGAGATGAATGAAAGCAGTCGATTGCTGGTAGTCGAGGCATGTAAATGGTAAGACCTAACCTACCTCTTTGTCATTGCCCCTAAACCGGCCAGTACTGCTGGATATCTGTCTGAAGGGAAGGGGGGGCTGAGCCCCTCTCCAAATTTATTGTTGCCCTCGGCTAATCATGCCACCTGTGTGAGCATGTTGGGAGAAGGGCCGGTAACGGATAATTGTTTTGCATTTGGACTGCAGTACCCTTGGGTATCAATGTTACATAATGTGCCTTTAAGAGGAATTCCATGAAACTGTATTTTGATTTTCAAGTTCTTTGCCGAGTCATGTCCTTGCCAAATCGGATATGTGGTACATTGGCAATCTCCAACCCTATTTGCTTTGCCTGATGTGGTAACAGTGTGTCATAGTTGAATAACCTATTCGACGAAATccaaccaaaccaaaaacactTAAACTGACAGCAACCCCCAAAAAGATACACAAGAGTGCTCTCCCTGGACTCCAGCGCAGAGCGGTCACCTGAGGCTCAAACATCCAGGGTAAGTCCACCGTCTTCTCCCCGTCTGACTTCTTGAAGGTGTACGCTGAATAGATGGGGATGTGTCTGCGGGCATCATAGAGAGTGACGTAGCGGGGCTGGTCCTCGTAATGCTGGCAGATCTTCGTGAAGGAGTCGGAGCTGAGGTAGCCGCGGGGCGGGGTGCCCATGTAGAGGAAGTCCTTGCAATGCTGGACCTGGTTGAAGtcccccaccaccgccgcctgccccgccggcagcagcagcagcgtcagAAGCAGCAAGGAGCGCAGCAGGTGGTCGACGGCAGGCGAGTGAAACGCGCGAGCACCGCGCTCTGGTACAGGCATCACGACCACAGAGGTTTTTCTCTGTGTCTTGCCATGGGGTTCGATGGCTCAACTCGCAAAACGAACGCCGCCACTCCGCAAGGTGTTCTCTAATCGGGAGATTGTTATGCAAACCAACGTACTCCTCATGCACCTTTACAGCCATCCAGTCCACTTGCCACTCGAGTGCAGTTACATCTGTGAGATTGCAGAGGAAGTACTTGCAATGCTGAACGTGGttgaagtccccccccccaccccaccgccAACCACCGCGTGCCCCCCCTGAGGCAGAGCAGCATATGGGGTCCGACGTGCAAGCACCGCGCTCTGGTAGGGCATGCCTACCACAGAGGGTTTTTTGGTCGAATCCTCTTCGCCctatttgtttctttctttattctctTTTACACCTTATAATTACACGCCATTAAGCCTACCATGAACCACATCAGCCAGCAACTCAGGCATCACCTTATTTATCTGGTATCCTACCAACGTGAAACCCGCTTTCAATTCGTTTCCATACATGCAAAGTGTGTCAACTTTCATTGTCCTATCATATATTAGTCAAAAGTAGTGAATGTTATCGGTGCTCTAAATTACCCCAAGATAATGCCATATAGATACATGCACACTTGAATggggtatatatattttttaacttcTGGGTTGTTAATGTTCGCTGTCTAATGAATATAGACCAATGAGGCCTTTACAAATATTGTAATTGTGTTATTTAATTACTCTTGGTGTGTGTGATAGAATGAAAAGTACGGTATAGTGTGTAGAACTATGCCTAACCATAACTATAACCTGATGCCCAATACCGAAATTGTGCCGTTAGTCCTTTATCCCAGGCCGTGTAAAGGTAAATCTGTATCGAAAATATAGGTAGATCAAATAATTAATTCCCCTTACAGGCCAGCTGTCCTTAAATATTTACAAAAGTTTATATCATTCAGAGTATCTCCATAAAAAAAGACCAGAAAATTTTCAAAACAGCCAGAAGAGAATATTTATTAACGTCCAGTTGTCGAGCATTTTCAGGAGTTTGAAGGCCACCAAATACGTTCAAACGGTATTTTACAATCAAATCACTAAAGGCGACATTGTTGAAAGATAGCACGCCCTTTAATTTTCCGCCAACTGTATAGCAGGTGCGACGCAGCCGTCCGTGAAGATCTGAAAGTTCTTCTCCACAAAGGTTGTCTTCTTGATGAAC contains:
- the LOC132445439 gene encoding zona pellucida sperm-binding protein 3-like isoform X1, which gives rise to MVFCRSCCLIRTPVVCMHWMDLDVFFSNETEMSTWTYFLCMIVLRFVQGGLIADQSDLQIGQYAGLEIKCEETKMRISAKREFFFGNRIPFLRKCLQLGDNAPNESCRATWSGPGPGPESEMVIDARLRECGTESTVDGDWLIYYNHLVLCPAVPSTTRGSLMLNHVTTLIPVECHYKRRQMVSGQPLTPKWLPMTATTSAYGLLHFSLRTMTEGFTAPRSSSTNQQGESVILEAGVEAPQHTSLRVYVDHCVASSSREPLESPGYEFINNHGCLMDSLVPGSSSAFLPRRRDDRLLFSIPTFPFLHDSGIQMYISCHLRATLATKAPDSRNKACFFHSPTFSWCPAEGSVEICACCNSNNCSDAESERERPPHWGERVVRATVGPLQHIGQSH
- the LOC132445439 gene encoding zona pellucida sperm-binding protein 3-like isoform X4; protein product: MSPLSYPLSAITREGFTAPRSSSTNQQGESVILEAGVEAPQHTSLRVYVDHCVASSSREPLESPGYEFINNHGCLMDSLVPGSSSAFLPRRRDDRLLFSIPTFPFLHDSGIQMYISCHLRATLATKAPDSRNKACFFHSPTFSWCPAEGSVEICACCNSNNCSDAESERERPPHWGERVVRATVGPLQHIGQSH
- the LOC132445439 gene encoding zona pellucida sperm-binding protein 3-like isoform X3, with protein sequence MVSGQPLTPKWLPMTATTSAYGLLHFSLRTMTEGFTAPRSSSTNQQGESVILEAGVEAPQHTSLRVYVDHCVASSSREPLESPGYEFINNHGCLMDSLVPGSSSAFLPRRRDDRLLFSIPTFPFLHDSGIQMYISCHLRATLATKAPDSRNKACFFHSPTFSWCPAEGSVEICACCNSNNCSDAESERERPPHWGERVVRATVGPLQHIGQSH
- the LOC132445439 gene encoding zona pellucida sperm-binding protein 3-like isoform X2, producing MVFCRSCCLIRTPVVCMHWMDLDVFFSNETEMSTWTYFLCMIVLRFVQGGLIADQSDLQIGQYAGLEIKCEETKMRISAKREFFFGNRIPFLRKCLQLGDNAPNESCRATWSGPGPGPESEMVIDARLRECGTESTVDGDWLIYYNHLVLCPAVPSTTRGSLMLNHVTTLIPVECHYKRRQMVSGQPLTPKWLPMTATTSAYGLLHFSLRTMTGFTAPRSSSTNQQGESVILEAGVEAPQHTSLRVYVDHCVASSSREPLESPGYEFINNHGCLMDSLVPGSSSAFLPRRRDDRLLFSIPTFPFLHDSGIQMYISCHLRATLATKAPDSRNKACFFHSPTFSWCPAEGSVEICACCNSNNCSDAESERERPPHWGERVVRATVGPLQHIGQSH
- the ufsp1 gene encoding inactive Ufm1-specific protease 1, producing MNNTAAIDWGTDHNPGLTNGSESLLRRVHSGLDPPDSRCSIVSGDYLYYHYGCDGQDDRGWGCGYRTVQTMASWLCFSRESGRPPPSLPDIQQALVSMGDKEDSFRGSRGWIGTFEASLVLDFFYDVPCRVVHVRGGGAELEEVAVQELHRHFETHGSPVMMGGDRDNSSKGILGVCSGKHGSSVLVVDPHYYGKPLEKTELQTHGWVRWIKVSSLDQCSFYNLCLPLTGKRHV
- the LOC132475878 gene encoding endonuclease domain-containing 1 protein-like, with the protein product MPVPERGARAFHSPAVDHLLRSLLLLTLLLLPAGQAAVVGDFNQVQHCKDFLYMGTPPRGYLSSDSFTKICQHYEDQPRYVTLYDARRHIPIYSAYTFKKSDGEKTVDLPWMFEPQLVSDKGSSNMTPFGQSSSAYTPPDLEDSQATLEDYAEAIRYERGQLNPVGHQADPSDKASTYTLTNVVPQTRELAGSWAQHQWLIRKRLNNFCGGRAFVVTGVTDSGSTVRRGNVDRVAVPDYVWSAYCCANFDRNAPYFERYKFPAFAAYVPNDQANSQVLEVPLKSLEKFLAGRMAVNHNFQLFHNDCMSGG